The following proteins come from a genomic window of Miscanthus floridulus cultivar M001 chromosome 2, ASM1932011v1, whole genome shotgun sequence:
- the LOC136539048 gene encoding GDSL esterase/lipase EXL3-like, whose protein sequence is MIKIMLCKKWRGDHTSHDHKSLSNFGFPFSCNLLLLYLQHLLQQQEHHQADRAPKMVSKCTLLVMTATVVILHRTLCVAASLATPVAAPPATKQTTRTPALFLFGDSIVDSGNNNGIITTIRCNFAPYGQDFPGHNATGRFSNGKVPGDIVASRLGIKEYVPAYLGTELSDFDLLTGVSFASGGCGFDPLTAELVSVLTMDNQLDLFKEYKEKLKRVAGAHRAADIVSTSLYMVITGTDDLANTYFTTLFRRDYDLESYIEFVVQCASDFIKKLYGHGARRINIAGAPPIGCVPSQRTNAGGLERECVSLYNQASVVYNAALEKEIKRLNGSEALPGSVLKYIDLYTPLLDMIQRPDAYGFDVTNRGCCGTGVFEVTLTCNRYTAEPCGDPSKFLFWDTYHLTERGYNLLLAQIINRYGM, encoded by the exons ATGATCAAAATCATGTtgtgcaagaaatggagaggagatcacacaagccacgaccACAAAAGTCTCTCCAACTTTGGTTTTCCCTTTTCATGCAATCTCCTACTATTATATTTGCAGCACCTCCTGCAACAACAAGAGCATCATCAGGCGGATCGAGCACCGAAGATGGTGAGCAAGTGCACTCTCCTTGTCATGACGGCGACGGTAGTGATTCTGCATCGGACTCTCTGCGTTGCTGCCTCGCTGGCGACGCCGGTCGCAGCGCCGCCGGCGACGAAGCAGACGACGCGGACCCCCGCGCTGTTCCTGTTCGGGGACTCCATCGTGGACTCGGGCAACAACAACGGCATTATCACGACGATACGCTGCAACTTCGCGCCCTACGGTCAGGACTTCCCCGGGCACAACGCCACCGGCAGGTTCAGCAACGGCAAGGTGCCCGGCGACATCGTCG CCAGCAGGCTGGGCATCAAGGAGTACGTGCCGGCGTACCTCGGCACGGAGCTCAGCGACTTCGACCTCCTCACCGGCGTCAGCTTCGCGTCCGGCGGCTGCGGCTTCGACCCCCTCACCGCCGAGCTCGTG TCGGTGCTCACCATGGACAACCAACTGGACCTGTTCAAGGAGTACAAGGAGAAGCTGAAGCGCGTCGCCGGCGCCCACCGTGCCGCCGACATCGTGTCCACGAGCCTGTAcatggtgatcaccggcaccgaCGACCTCGCCAACACCTACTTCACCACGCTGTTCCGGCGAGACTACGACCTCGAGTCCTACATCGAGTTCGTCGTGCAGTGCGCCTCCGACTTCATCAAG AAGTTGTACGGTCATGGCGCGCGGCGCATCAACATCGCCGGCGCGCCGCCCATCGGTTGCGTGCCGTCGCAGCGGACCAACGCCGGCGGGCTGGAGCGGGAGTGCGTGTCGCTCTACAACCAGGCGTCCGTCGTGTACAATGCGGCGCTGGAGAAGGAGATCAAGCGGCTCAACGGCAGCGAGGCGCTCCCGGGCTCCGTGCTCAAGTACATCGACCTCTACACGCCGCTGCTCGACATGATCCAGCGCCCTGACGCCTACG GATTCGACGTGACCAACCGGGGGTGCTGCGGCACGGGGGTGTTCGAGGTGACGCTGACGTGCAACCGGTACACGGCGGAACCCTGCGGAGACCCCAGCAAGTTCCTCTTCTGGGACACCTACCACCTCACGGAGAGAGGCTACAACCTCCTCCTGGCGCAGATCATTAACCGATACGGGATGTGA
- the LOC136539049 gene encoding F-box protein At4g35930-like, translating into MGSGSVTLKQKKRVKQAKNKYLKPGALAQIRYSRSTSRDIGKKRILLNAKDELELPPQPEVLLESNTPILSPARLNFEPFDSKKGQILPKTPKTPDASVFGGDSRLESLPLDLLIKIMCCLHHDQLKAVFHVSKRIRKAVELARQYHFNYTTPDRSRQELLLNKTPLPTEHWPFLRIDGKDVRVSTPRTPRAPKHAARLSRLKLVDVKPITAVLFQESPTPFPSKRLRCSVPPGLPRPVCKAAPSPRVLRYEELCEAVAQNKLL; encoded by the exons ATGGGATCTGGATCAGTGACACTGAAGCAGAAGAAACGGGTGAAACAGGCAAAGAACAAGTACTTGAAACCTGGTGCCCTGGCTCAGATTCGTTATAGTAGGAGTACAAGCAGGGACATTGGGAAGAAAAGGATTCTATTGAATGCGAAAGATGAGCTGGAGTTGCCTCCACAGCCTGAGGTTCTCCTAGAAAGCAACACACCAATTTTGTCCCCCGCAAGACTCAATTTTGAGCCATTTGATAGTAAAAAGGGGCAGATATTGCCAAAGACTCCAAAGACTCCTGATGCATCTGTGTTTGGTGGTGATTCAAGGCTTGAATCACTTCCACTTGATTTGCTG atcaagatcatgtgttgCTTGCACCATGACCAACTGAAGGCTGTTTTCCATGTTTCAAAAAGGATTCGAAAAGCA GTTGAACTTGCCAGGCAGTACCATTTCAACTACACTACTCCAGATCGAAGCAGACAGGAGTTGCTCCTAAACAAAACGCCTCTTCCAACAGAGCATTGGCCCTTCTTAAG AATCGATGGCAAGGACGTGCGTGTTTCCACTCCAAGGACACCAAGGGCTCCAAAACATGCTGCTCGCCTTTCACGCCTCAAGCTGGTTGATGTAAAGCCAATCACAGCTGTTCTCTTCCAGGAGTCTCCTACTCCTTTTCCTTCAAAGCGTCTCCGATGCTCAGTGCCACCAGGGCTGCCAAGACCTGTGTGTAAAGCTGCACCCTCGCCCAGAGTTTTACGATACGAGGAACTTTGTGAAGCGGTGGCACAGAATAAGCTTCTCTGA